From a region of the Candidatus Gracilibacteria bacterium genome:
- a CDS encoding DUF2304 family protein, translating into MTLLEVFFIISGLIIFILALDIAKKEKFNALHFFIFILIGSGLLVFTFFPGVLNNLGRIFGLQRGADVLVYGSIIFLLYFVLLLLTKVENNKHHISRMVRELAINASDKKIISGNEVFLVRSYNEAEVLETTLYSILDSGYKNILVVDDGSTDSTHKILLNLQDRFSEIVVLKHFKNRGGGAALETGFEYLRRFGETEFVVTFDADGQHRISDYETFMRAFKKHPHLDIVFGSRFLKKDSLQNIPFIRKIVLKGGRIFTYLLSGIKLSDAHNGYRVFRLATLQKIRLTADSMAYASEITEQVAQNHLAYGEVSVEIIYTEYSLSKGQKSSNALFIAWDAIWAKFFR; encoded by the coding sequence GTGACCTTACTCGAAGTATTTTTCATCATTTCTGGGCTCATTATATTTATTTTAGCGCTCGATATTGCCAAAAAAGAAAAATTTAATGCGCTGCATTTTTTTATATTTATATTAATTGGAAGTTGACTCCTAGTGTTTACATTTTTTCCATGAGTTCTTAATAATCTCTGAAGAATATTTGGACTTCAAAGGTGAGCAGATGTACTCGTGTATGGGTCAATTATCTTTTTGCTATATTTCGTTCTATTGTTACTCACAAAAGTAGAAAATAATAAGCACCACATATCTCGCATGGTTCGAGAACTTGCTATAAATGCCAGTGATAAAAAAATCATTTCAGGAAATGAAGTATTTCTCGTACGCAGTTACAATGAAGCAGAAGTCCTAGAAACTACACTCTATTCTATACTTGATTCAGGCTATAAAAATATTCTCGTAGTTGATGATTGATCAACTGACTCAACTCACAAGATTCTTCTCAATCTACAAGATAGATTTTCTGAAATTGTAGTTTTAAAACATTTTAAAAATAGGGGTGGATGAGCAGCACTCGAAACGTGATTTGAATACTTGAGACGATTTGGAGAAACTGAGTTTGTGGTGACTTTTGATGCTGATGGACAACATAGAATCTCTGATTATGAGACATTTATGCGGGCATTCAAAAAACACCCACATCTTGATATTGTTTTCGGTTCACGATTTCTCAAAAAAGATTCCCTTCAAAATATCCCATTTATCCGAAAAATAGTTCTCAAGTGAGGAAGAATATTCACCTATTTACTCAGTTGAATAAAACTATCGGATGCACATAACTGATATAGAGTTTTTAGACTCGCGACACTTCAAAAGATTCGTCTTACAGCTGATTCTATGGCATACGCTTCAGAAATCACGGAACAAGTGGCTCAGAATCATCTTGCATACGGAGAAGTATCTGTAGAAATAATTTACACTGAGTACTCACTTTCAAAGTGACAAAAATCGAGTAATGCACTCTTTATAGCTTGGGATGCAATTTGGGCAAAGTTTTTTAGGTAG
- a CDS encoding DUF3147 family protein has translation MTYLVLKYIITAFIIVGVSELAKVSDKFGALVISLPLMTILTLFWLHFDGVSTLKISNHMYYTFWYVLPTLPMFLTFPFFLEKFGFWGALGLSVVMTIIIFFIYSVILKRFGIFLI, from the coding sequence ATGACATATCTCGTTTTAAAATATATAATAACAGCATTTATAATTGTTTGAGTTTCAGAACTTGCCAAAGTTTCAGATAAATTCTGAGCCTTGGTTATTTCATTACCACTCATGACAATTTTGACATTATTTTGGTTACACTTTGATTGAGTAAGTACTTTAAAAATATCAAATCATATGTACTATACGTTTTGGTATGTACTTCCTACTCTCCCGATGTTTTTAACGTTTCCTTTTTTCTTAGAAAAATTTTGATTTTGGGGAGCATTAGGACTCTCGGTTGTTATGACAATAATTATATTTTTTATATATTCCGTCATACTAAAAAGATTTTGAATTTTTCTCATCTAA
- a CDS encoding S1 RNA-binding domain-containing protein: protein MAKKEKALSADQKLFSELFENSPEIQYPKEGEVITGTIEKIEKKNILVNVNNQFTGLVISKELGNSVDIDTLESGQNIDVMVLGDSVERGLLILSLKRANQIKSLNALNSNFETGEVMTVRASEANKGGLLVDIDGLKGFIPVSQLTPLHYPRVEGADPEKILEHLNSLLTVDFQVRVINVDDGGKKIIFSEKAAMEEQRTKALETLKEGDVVEGVVSGILSYGLFVTFDGLEGLVHVSEIDWGHVNNPGKFAKVGMKVKVKVIGLDSEKISLSIKQLKDNPWDVLAKKVKTGDTIKAPISRISQFGAFMDLDGGIQGLIHLSEISHHVVKDIRDHVKVGEEVEAKIINFEPQKKRIGLSLKALQPAPEGMKEDSKPKMKDGPSEEDKIDAEVAPKKAKKSDETEEKKPKATKAPAKSKKEDSAA, encoded by the coding sequence ATGGCAAAAAAAGAAAAAGCACTGAGTGCTGATCAAAAACTCTTTTCAGAGTTATTTGAAAATTCTCCAGAAATACAATATCCAAAAGAAGGAGAAGTAATTACTGGTACGATTGAAAAAATCGAAAAGAAAAACATACTTGTAAATGTTAACAACCAGTTTACTGGTTTGGTTATTTCTAAAGAACTTGGGAATAGTGTTGATATAGATACTCTTGAATCTGGTCAAAATATTGATGTTATGGTTCTTGGTGATTCTGTAGAAAGAGGACTTCTGATTCTTTCTCTTAAGAGAGCAAATCAAATCAAGAGTCTCAACGCTCTGAATTCAAACTTTGAAACAGGTGAAGTTATGACAGTTCGAGCAAGTGAAGCAAACAAAGGTTGACTCCTTGTTGATATTGATGGTCTCAAAGGGTTTATACCAGTTTCTCAATTGACACCACTTCACTATCCACGTGTTGAAGGAGCAGATCCAGAAAAAATACTTGAACATTTGAACTCACTTCTGACAGTTGATTTCCAAGTTCGTGTTATCAATGTAGATGACTGAGGAAAGAAAATCATCTTCTCTGAAAAAGCTGCAATGGAAGAACAACGAACAAAAGCACTCGAAACTCTCAAAGAATGAGATGTGGTTGAATGAGTGGTATCTGGTATTCTTTCTTATGGTTTATTTGTTACCTTTGATGGTCTTGAAGGTCTCGTTCATGTTTCTGAAATTGATTGGGGGCATGTTAACAACCCTGGAAAATTTGCGAAAGTATGAATGAAAGTTAAAGTGAAAGTTATTGGACTTGATTCAGAAAAAATCTCACTTTCTATCAAACAACTCAAAGATAATCCTTGGGATGTACTTGCGAAAAAAGTGAAAACTGGGGATACAATTAAAGCTCCAATTTCAAGAATTTCTCAATTTGGTGCATTTATGGATCTTGATGGTGGTATACAAGGGTTAATTCATTTATCTGAAATCTCTCACCACGTTGTAAAAGATATTAGAGATCATGTGAAAGTTGGAGAAGAAGTTGAAGCAAAAATTATCAACTTTGAACCACAAAAGAAACGAATTGGTCTTTCACTTAAAGCGCTTCAACCAGCTCCAGAAGGAATGAAAGAAGACTCTAAACCAAAAATGAAGGATGGTCCATCTGAAGAAGATAAAATAGACGCAGAAGTAGCTCCTAAAAAAGCAAAAAAATCTGACGAAACAGAAGAGAAAAAACCAAAAGCAACAAAAGCACCTGCGAAATCAAAAAAAGAAGACTCAGCTGCGTAA
- a CDS encoding NUDIX domain-containing protein: MKNIYEGVKQCHYRISAKAILRNSEGKFALCLKEMLVDGVLQSRLDIPGGGIDHGETAIETIKREIFEEMGLIVRHIDPSPKYFFTGESTCTRIPMGIVCYETEVENFDYTPSEECRVMNFYSLEEALNADLYPAVRTSLEEAQKLFGKF, encoded by the coding sequence ATGAAAAATATTTACGAGTGAGTGAAACAATGTCATTATAGAATTTCAGCAAAGGCAATACTCAGAAATTCAGAATGAAAATTTGCCCTGTGTTTAAAAGAAATGTTGGTTGACTGAGTTCTTCAATCACGACTTGATATTCCTTGAGGATGAATTGACCACTGAGAAACAGCAATAGAAACTATAAAAAGAGAGATTTTTGAAGAAATGTGACTTATAGTAAGGCATATCGATCCAAGTCCAAAATATTTTTTTACCTGAGAAAGTACTTGTACACGAATTCCAATGTGAATAGTTTGTTATGAAACAGAAGTAGAAAATTTTGATTATACCCCATCGGAGGAATGTAGAGTAATGAATTTTTATTCCCTCGAAGAAGCACTCAATGCAGATTTATATCCTGCAGTAAGAACGAGTTTAGAAGAAGCTCAAAAATTATTTTGAAAATTTTAA
- a CDS encoding MgtC/SapB family protein translates to MVDFIPNFIVQSEMILRIIFVIIASGIIGLEREYKGESAGLRTHILIGLGACIAMVLSISYINLNPDSGIDALRIAGSVMSGIGFLGAGAIMQVGLNTKGLTTAANIWVVAALGLLIGAGFYYISVLVVIIILINLIVISKLEKYFIFGYMHFQMKIQLESEDMDISDLKSELTLLCIKLESLEYSEEEKGISIKITGRIQRSNSLGEISKKLKQKFDIKKISIIEN, encoded by the coding sequence TTGGTCGATTTCATACCTAATTTTATTGTACAGTCAGAAATGATACTCAGAATTATATTTGTAATAATTGCTAGTTGAATTATTGGTCTTGAGAGAGAATATAAATGAGAATCCGCATGACTCAGGACTCATATACTCATTTGACTAGGAGCTTGTATAGCTATGGTTCTGTCAATCTCCTACATAAATCTCAATCCAGATTCTGGGATAGATGCACTGAGAATAGCCTGATCAGTTATGTCGGGAATATGATTTTTATGAGCTTGAGCTATCATGCAAGTAGGACTCAATACAAAGTGACTCACTACTGCAGCAAATATATGGGTCGTAGCTGCTTTATGACTCCTTATTTGAGCAGGATTTTATTATATCTCAGTACTCGTTGTAATAATTATCCTCATAAATCTCATAGTAATCTCTAAACTAGAAAAATACTTTATTTTTGGATATATGCATTTCCAAATGAAGATTCAACTAGAATCAGAAGATATGGATATTTCAGATTTAAAATCAGAACTTACCTTACTATGTATTAAACTCGAGTCACTTGAATATAGTGAAGAGGAAAAATGAATTTCAATAAAAATCACTGGAAGAATACAAAGAAGCAATTCACTCGGAGAAATATCAAAAAAATTGAAGCAAAAATTTGATATCAAAAAAATATCAATAATCGAAAATTAG
- a CDS encoding PH domain-containing protein, whose translation MQHFTDKILYKTHQHIIVPITKFLAVFLPLFIISSVLFYFIDINIAIIVIFEVLFAVLIFAWFYFFWVKSYFIISNEKIIVKVRNGIFSKFHMSIHFKNIRDMAFSKNNIMHYALGYGTIFARSSAGAVGDLEAKQIPNIEKVYKILNALHSMDDSERKNISSLDQILLPLSSQKVNNLTEFTVEETLEEVIEKEKNILLNIQGIREVVLLDGVDRKQIFSLEEDRNHGVYEALRKKVLFAATHDVSLRDPDEAIVLQAGEKVIFPSVKFHEIKRDSVISSSPGLAVHEYLVPKFKDFDAYDATLLIGFDI comes from the coding sequence ATGCAACACTTCACAGATAAAATACTCTATAAAACACATCAGCATATTATTGTGCCGATTACTAAATTTTTGGCTGTATTTTTGCCTTTATTTATTATTTCAAGCGTTCTATTCTATTTCATTGATATTAATATTGCGATTATAGTTATTTTTGAGGTACTTTTTGCAGTATTGATTTTTGCTTGGTTCTATTTCTTTTGGGTAAAATCGTATTTTATCATTTCAAACGAGAAGATAATTGTTAAAGTGCGAAACTGAATATTTTCAAAGTTTCATATGTCGATTCATTTCAAAAATATCCGAGATATGGCATTTTCGAAGAATAATATTATGCATTATGCTCTTGGTTATGGAACTATTTTTGCTCGAAGTAGTGCTGGAGCAGTTGGGGATTTAGAAGCAAAACAGATTCCCAACATTGAAAAAGTATACAAAATACTTAATGCACTTCATAGTATGGATGATAGCGAGAGAAAAAATATTTCATCACTTGATCAAATACTTCTACCACTTTCATCTCAGAAAGTAAATAATCTAACAGAATTTACTGTAGAAGAAACGCTTGAAGAAGTTATTGAAAAAGAAAAAAATATTCTTTTAAATATTCAATGAATTAGGGAAGTGGTACTACTTGATGGGGTAGATAGAAAACAAATATTTTCACTGGAAGAAGATCGAAATCATTGAGTCTATGAAGCTCTCAGAAAAAAAGTACTTTTTGCAGCGACGCATGACGTCTCTTTGAGAGATCCAGATGAAGCCATAGTATTACAAGCTTGAGAAAAAGTAATTTTTCCAAGTGTAAAATTTCATGAAATTAAAAGAGACTCTGTAATTTCAAGCTCACCGTGACTTGCGGTACATGAATATCTTGTTCCAAAATTTAAAGATTTTGATGCATATGACGCGACTCTTCTTATTTGATTTGATATATAA
- a CDS encoding lamin tail domain-containing protein, giving the protein MYFCISANASFEIAEVFPNTLDDKNLEYVTIKNNYQESKSLSGYTLEDISGKQYIFGAEDILEAGERKSFFRTVTKIILNNTKETIFLYDGEYKLVDSVYYENSEKGEFLSFEDLSTDTTEQLISGEALMSDEVYIQDATGDKVLLTKIVTQLPQIKYDFQRPSYILKTSGVDIYDCDDSQDECKINFNFEESFIGDFSKSEYECFIDFGFGEITGQEERCNPNTVIFPVGIHRISVKIFPKKSPITFTEKIITINNLQSEKDTIESIDSTILSKNIDNSITAPNIKIEFQRPSYIIPSDDSSLFTCDDSIDECKANFNLDSSFGEGFKENDFYCEIDFGFGTITGEENKCNPNTVIFPVGNYDLEFKIFSKTHPEVFSTKKVTLMNSGYVPKFSISTSQSITGENKAFSVFTVVMKKIIVQSGVILDGFNVYKCKKEKCSMNLDYKTQEKYEKCFWDFGQGVASNDLTHTRCNPGLIKYGIGEFKGSLTVFEKGNDTNFKKIYFNVLNLESTRELKIKKEKEIKVVAQNFVITDPEFQDIGVEIELQGKLSKNKTLQDSTLICEGKDTCNVNLNGIITGSKKGLDYVWLLNNEIITTKLNPAGIWLELGEYTFKLQVSKDGKILQEAIFQVLVQNNSVSKGSKKKGLLDEVLFSSDNKKIKFLQRDMNGVILGDILPNPAGKDTLEFIQIQNTSSVYKNLEGCYISDGSKKYIFGSEILGAGEKKYFFKYQTKITLGNSKDTVELHCGENLLDSVTYERKIKDNELLSGAIFQGFTIGELKSLISNSELETVMSQYLKLKFLVLKRGGLKITGNTFPNSTLELYKNNTVFLTVRSDKNGKILLKTKSLAAGIYDFDMRVISSKNEYLLQNAGNFEITQAQRYSWFYKKPAKTKTSKLPKVSQFIVSQADAYDATTTEPVVVLPLRQKIALFIGMLSILLLLVLHIFSIIVPKYIQKSITDIFVLNYSTREKVLLVLHSA; this is encoded by the coding sequence TTGTACTTCTGCATATCAGCCAATGCTTCTTTTGAGATAGCAGAAGTTTTTCCTAATACGCTTGATGATAAAAATTTAGAATATGTGACTATAAAGAATAATTATCAAGAATCAAAGTCACTTTCATGATACACATTAGAGGATATTTCTGGTAAACAATATATATTTTGAGCTGAAGATATACTCGAAGCGTGAGAAAGGAAAAGTTTTTTTAGAACGGTCACAAAAATTATTTTAAATAATACTAAAGAAACAATATTTCTCTATGATTGAGAATATAAACTTGTAGATTCAGTGTATTATGAAAATTCTGAAAAGTGAGAGTTTTTGAGTTTTGAAGACTTGAGTACAGATACTACTGAGCAACTGATATCCTGAGAAGCACTTATGTCTGATGAAGTTTATATACAAGATGCTACAGGAGATAAAGTACTACTTACAAAAATAGTTACTCAGTTGCCACAAATAAAGTATGATTTTCAGCGTCCAAGTTATATTTTAAAAACGTCATGAGTTGATATTTATGATTGTGATGATTCTCAAGATGAGTGTAAAATTAATTTTAATTTTGAAGAGAGCTTTATAGGCGATTTTTCAAAGTCAGAGTATGAATGCTTTATAGATTTTGGATTTTGAGAAATAACATGACAAGAAGAGAGGTGCAATCCAAATACCGTAATTTTTCCAGTATGAATACATAGAATATCTGTTAAAATATTTCCAAAAAAGAGTCCTATTACTTTTACAGAAAAAATCATAACTATAAACAATCTACAGTCAGAAAAAGATACTATAGAATCTATTGACTCAACTATTTTGAGTAAAAATATAGATAATAGTATCACTGCTCCAAATATAAAAATAGAATTTCAGCGACCAAGTTATATAATCCCTTCAGATGATAGTTCTCTCTTTACGTGCGACGATTCAATAGATGAATGCAAGGCTAATTTCAATCTTGACTCAAGCTTTTGAGAAGGATTCAAAGAAAATGATTTCTATTGTGAAATAGATTTTGGATTTTGAACAATCACATGAGAAGAAAATAAGTGTAATCCTAATACAGTTATCTTTCCGGTTTGAAACTATGATTTAGAGTTTAAAATTTTTTCTAAAACTCATCCTGAAGTATTTTCTACAAAAAAAGTGACACTCATGAACTCATGATATGTTCCAAAATTTTCAATTTCTACTTCTCAGAGTATTACATGAGAAAATAAGGCATTTTCAGTATTTACGGTAGTGATGAAAAAAATCATAGTTCAATCATGAGTTATCTTAGATGGATTCAATGTGTATAAGTGTAAAAAAGAAAAATGTAGTATGAATCTTGATTATAAAACGCAAGAGAAATACGAAAAATGTTTCTGGGATTTTTGACAATGAGTTGCGTCCAACGATTTAACACATACCAGATGTAATCCTGGACTTATAAAATACGGTATATGAGAATTTAAAGGATCACTTACGGTCTTTGAAAAATGAAATGATACAAATTTTAAAAAAATATATTTCAACGTTTTAAATTTAGAGAGCACCAGAGAGTTGAAAATAAAAAAAGAAAAAGAAATAAAAGTTGTAGCACAAAATTTTGTAATTACAGATCCAGAATTTCAAGATATTTGAGTAGAGATAGAACTACAATGAAAACTATCTAAAAATAAAACACTTCAGGATTCTACTCTTATATGTGAATGAAAAGATACCTGTAATGTAAATCTCAATGGAATTATAACTGGCTCAAAAAAATGACTTGATTATGTATGGTTACTCAATAATGAAATAATTACTACAAAACTCAATCCAGCATGAATCTGGCTTGAACTATGAGAATATACGTTCAAACTTCAAGTATCTAAAGACGGAAAAATATTACAAGAGGCAATATTCCAAGTTTTGGTTCAGAATAATAGTGTCTCAAAATGAAGCAAGAAAAAGTGACTGCTTGATGAAGTATTATTTTCATCAGATAATAAAAAAATTAAGTTTTTACAAAGAGATATGAACTGAGTGATTCTATGAGATATTCTTCCAAATCCGGCTTGAAAAGATACTCTTGAATTTATACAAATACAAAATACAAGTAGTGTATATAAAAATCTAGAAGGATGTTATATATCAGACGGGTCAAAAAAATATATTTTTTGAAGTGAAATACTATGAGCCTGAGAAAAAAAGTATTTCTTTAAATATCAAACAAAAATAACTCTTTGAAATTCTAAAGATACAGTAGAACTTCATTGTGGAGAGAATCTCTTAGATTCAGTGACGTATGAAAGAAAAATAAAAGATAACGAACTCTTAAGTGGTGCAATATTTCAATGATTTACTATCTGAGAGTTGAAGAGTCTCATTTCAAATAGTGAACTAGAAACTGTTATGAGCCAATATCTTAAACTCAAATTTCTCGTTCTCAAAAGATGATGACTGAAAATAACATGAAATACCTTTCCAAATTCAACACTAGAATTATATAAAAATAATACAGTATTTCTCACTGTGCGTTCTGATAAAAATGGAAAAATTCTCCTTAAAACAAAATCTCTCGCAGCTTGAATATATGACTTTGATATGAGAGTAATAAGTTCTAAAAATGAGTACTTACTTCAAAATGCTTGAAACTTTGAAATAACTCAGGCTCAGAGATATTCATGGTTCTATAAAAAACCAGCAAAAACTAAAACTTCAAAACTTCCAAAAGTTTCACAATTTATCGTCTCTCAAGCTGACGCCTATGATGCCACAACGACTGAACCCGTAGTAGTGCTTCCTCTGAGACAAAAAATAGCTCTATTTATTTGAATGCTCTCTATTTTATTACTCCTCGTACTTCATATATTCAGTATTATCGTACCTAAATATATACAAAAAAGTATAACAGATATATTTGTATTAAACTATTCAACCAGAGAAAAAGTATTGCTTGTTTTGCACTCAGCATAA
- the lepA gene encoding elongation factor 4: MNLDKIRNFCIIAHIDHGKSTLADRLLEITGTIDKRDMKHGQMLDTMELEQERGITIKLQPVRMMWKGFQFNIIDTPGHVDFQYEVSRSLASVEGCLLIVDATQGIEAQTLSNVYLAIENELDIIPVINKIDLPAADVERVSEEIINLLGCDKSDIIPISAKTGENVEAVLDAVLQRIPEPVVFDSNSEVQNQELKALVFDSQYDPYRGVVSYVKVFSGQIKKGDSLHFLNTGKKIEALDVGYFAPGYMSAPLIDNGSVGYVVTGLKSIRDAKVGDTLWKAENVEGPKDKPEKSLAIEGFKKVTPFIYAGVFPVATDEYPQLADAMEKLMLNDSALQKETEASAALGQGFRCGFLGLLHLDIVKERLFREFDMDVIMTAPQVTYKLRMYGDKKSEYSRLSPELIEHESKTKTIISVSNPEDLPPRDAFETISEPIAKIELITPLDFVGAMMQLAQERRGVFKNQQFIDQSRVMLTYELPMNELIGDFYDEMKSLSSGYASLNYEFLKYNEDKLVKLDIFIAGERIAALSLMCHESQAKFIGGKITKNLKEVVPRAQFSIAIQAGVGNNVVARETLSAFRKDVTAGLYGGDVSRKNKLLDKQKKGKKKMKQFGKVSLPSEAFVNLLKK, from the coding sequence ATGAATTTAGATAAGATTAGAAATTTTTGTATTATCGCACATATAGATCACGGTAAATCTACACTCGCTGATAGACTTCTGGAGATCACTGGGACGATTGATAAACGTGATATGAAGCACGGACAAATGCTCGATACAATGGAACTCGAACAAGAACGTGGAATCACAATCAAATTGCAACCTGTTCGAATGATGTGGAAGGGTTTTCAATTTAATATTATTGATACTCCAGGTCACGTCGATTTTCAATATGAAGTTTCAAGGAGTCTTGCTTCGGTAGAATGATGCCTGCTTATTGTTGACGCGACTCAATGAATCGAAGCTCAAACACTTTCAAATGTATATCTGGCTATTGAAAATGAACTCGATATTATACCAGTGATTAATAAAATAGATCTTCCAGCTGCTGATGTTGAGAGAGTAAGTGAAGAAATTATTAATCTACTTGGCTGTGATAAATCAGATATCATACCTATTTCAGCTAAAACATGAGAAAATGTTGAAGCTGTACTCGATGCAGTTTTACAGAGAATTCCCGAACCAGTCGTGTTTGATTCAAATTCTGAAGTGCAAAATCAAGAACTAAAAGCTCTTGTATTTGATAGCCAATATGATCCATACAGAGGAGTTGTTTCGTATGTAAAAGTATTTTCAGGTCAGATAAAAAAATGAGATAGTCTTCATTTCTTAAATACAGGGAAAAAAATCGAAGCTCTTGATGTCGGATATTTTGCACCATGATATATGAGTGCTCCACTGATTGATAATGGTTCAGTTGGGTACGTCGTAACAGGACTAAAGTCTATTCGTGACGCAAAAGTAGGGGATACACTTTGGAAAGCTGAAAATGTTGAATGACCAAAGGATAAACCAGAGAAGAGCTTGGCAATAGAATGATTTAAAAAAGTGACTCCATTCATCTATGCGTGAGTATTTCCTGTCGCAACAGATGAATATCCACAACTCGCCGATGCTATGGAAAAACTGATGCTCAATGATTCCGCACTTCAGAAAGAAACAGAGGCTTCAGCAGCACTTGGTCAATGATTTAGATGTGGTTTCCTTGGGTTATTACATTTAGATATAGTAAAAGAAAGACTGTTTCGAGAGTTTGATATGGATGTTATCATGACAGCGCCTCAGGTGACGTATAAACTCAGAATGTATGGTGATAAAAAATCAGAATATTCAAGACTCTCCCCAGAACTTATAGAGCATGAATCAAAAACTAAGACAATTATATCAGTTTCAAATCCTGAGGATCTTCCTCCTCGCGATGCCTTTGAAACTATCTCAGAACCAATTGCAAAAATAGAACTTATTACTCCGCTAGATTTTGTTTGAGCGATGATGCAACTAGCTCAAGAACGAAGAGGGGTATTTAAAAATCAGCAATTTATTGATCAGTCTCGAGTAATGCTGACCTATGAACTTCCGATGAACGAACTTATTGGAGACTTTTATGATGAGATGAAATCTCTTTCAAGTGGGTACGCTTCACTCAATTATGAATTTCTTAAATATAATGAAGATAAACTCGTTAAGCTCGATATATTTATAGCATGAGAGAGAATCGCAGCACTGTCACTTATGTGTCATGAATCGCAAGCCAAATTTATTGGTGGAAAAATCACGAAAAACCTCAAAGAGGTAGTCCCACGAGCACAGTTCTCCATAGCAATTCAAGCAGGAGTAGGGAACAACGTTGTTGCCCGAGAAACACTCTCAGCTTTCCGAAAAGACGTGACAGCAGGACTCTATGGATGAGACGTATCTCGAAAAAATAAACTTTTGGATAAACAAAAGAAAGGGAAGAAAAAGATGAAACAATTTGGTAAGGTAAGTTTACCAAGTGAAGCATTTGTAAATTTACTCAAGAAATAA
- a CDS encoding MgtC/SapB family protein, with amino-acid sequence MEILSNAEIVIRLMVTLAICIALGIERELKSQPAGLRTHVLIGVGSCLIMIISILVPEIYNSNINDPGRIAAQVVSGVGFLGAGAIMKQGFDTKGLTTAANIWVTAAIGLAVGAGLYTPALFTAGIILANLVIITKVKSRYLHPKKYCSIHIIFETKQKSLENIYEQIKLEPIKIISKNIKETDSGVTLDIVSRIDYDTNLFTLKANIERITKAKKISISENMRY; translated from the coding sequence ATGGAAATACTTTCAAACGCAGAGATAGTCATTCGACTCATGGTAACTCTCGCTATCTGTATAGCTCTTTGAATAGAACGTGAGCTCAAAAGTCAGCCTGCTGGACTGCGAACCCATGTCCTTATTTGAGTTGGTTCATGCCTTATTATGATAATATCCATTCTGGTTCCAGAGATTTACAATTCTAATATTAATGACCCAGGCAGAATTGCAGCTCAAGTCGTATCTTGAGTGTGATTTCTCGGTGCCTGAGCAATCATGAAGCAATGATTTGATACAAAAGGACTTACAACAGCTGCCAATATATGGGTCACTGCTGCTATTTGACTTGCTGTTTGAGCTGGGCTCTATACTCCAGCACTTTTTACAGCTGGTATTATTCTTGCTAATCTTGTTATTATTACAAAAGTTAAATCAAGATACCTTCATCCTAAAAAATATTGTAGTATCCACATTATATTTGAGACAAAACAAAAAAGTCTAGAAAATATATATGAACAAATAAAATTAGAGCCTATTAAAATTATCTCAAAAAACATCAAAGAGACGGATAGTTGAGTAACACTTGATATTGTCTCTCGAATTGACTATGATACAAACCTCTTCACTCTCAAAGCTAATATTGAGAGAATAACAAAAGCAAAGAAGATATCCATATCTGAAAATATGCGCTATTAA